The Winogradskyella schleiferi genome has a window encoding:
- a CDS encoding RNA polymerase sigma factor has product MAKHLDENICESSSFERVYNKYADDLHDFLYYKYGAQFNPKDKVQDTFMKLWDNCKKVTFAKAKSFLFTIANNMMLNEFKHQKVVLKYQKIKPKHYTSETPEFILEQQEYLETYNKVLSNLKEEQRVAFLLSKVEGKKHSEIAELLGVTQKVVEYRIYSAFNMLKKELKGFKIK; this is encoded by the coding sequence TTGGCAAAACATTTGGACGAAAATATTTGTGAAAGCTCTTCTTTTGAGCGTGTTTACAATAAATACGCAGACGATTTACACGATTTTTTGTATTACAAATACGGCGCACAATTTAACCCTAAAGACAAGGTGCAGGATACCTTTATGAAACTTTGGGACAATTGTAAAAAAGTAACCTTCGCCAAAGCAAAATCCTTCTTATTTACCATTGCCAATAATATGATGCTCAATGAATTTAAGCACCAAAAAGTCGTTTTAAAATATCAAAAAATAAAACCGAAACATTATACCAGTGAAACACCTGAATTTATTCTAGAGCAACAAGAGTATTTAGAAACATATAACAAAGTGCTTTCAAATTTAAAAGAAGAACAACGTGTCGCTTTTTTATTGAGTAAGGTTGAAGGAAAAAAGCATAGTGAAATTGCTGAACTTCTAGGTGTAACCCAAAAAGTAGTTGAATATAGAATTTACAGTGCTTTCAATATGCTTAAAAAAGAACTTAAGGGATTTAAGATAAAATAA
- a CDS encoding TonB-dependent receptor plug domain-containing protein has product MAKPNRCYILILFLSLFFAHETKAQHTNEKLPLIEILNTLETQFNIQFNYAEDAISDVKIIPPPKRLDLNEVLFYLEEKTDFVYSITIDKMILVVAKNSNEKLQKLSEVMVSGYIVNGINKLKNGAFEIDISDFDILPGLIDTDVLQAVQAFPGIQSSNETVSNINIRGGTHDQNLILWDDIKMYQSGHFFGLISMFNPQITQRVTLTKNGSGTEFTDGVSGTIAMQTDSEVNKNFNGSLGINFIDANGFADVPIGNKSSLQVAARKSISDFTETPTYNNFFERISQDTEVETNDMNIVNSNKTFDFYDVSLRWLYKINANEKLRVNFINVANQLVFNENMVVNSDENSRKSSLTQNSIAGAVLYSKIWNRKWQTALEVYETDYKLKSINANILEEQRFLQENKVSETSIKLKVDYKLSDDLKWRNGYHFVETQITNLDDVDQPIFRNLVSKVLRTHGAFSQLSYQSKDRNTNLNAGLRYNYMGKFNKHLLEPRLSVSHQFMEHFSVEVLGEFKHQNTSQIINFQNDFLGVEKRRWQLSNDSDIPIIKSRQISAGVSFNKNGWLVSAEGYYKNVKGITTQSQGFQNQYEFTKTAGNYEVQGIDFIVRKQFNQFNSWLSYAYMNSDYTFQSLPENTFPSNFDVTHAIAFGTNYSSNHLKVSAGLNWNSGRPKTNPVAGNEIIDNTINYEATNSSQIEDYLRVDISALYDFKLSKTTTANFGIAIWNLLDKENIINSFYRFNNGVVEEINQRSLGRTPNLTFRVKF; this is encoded by the coding sequence ATGGCGAAACCAAATAGATGCTACATTTTAATCCTATTTTTAAGTCTTTTTTTCGCTCATGAAACTAAGGCACAGCATACCAACGAAAAATTACCACTCATTGAAATCCTAAACACCTTAGAAACACAATTTAATATTCAGTTTAATTATGCTGAAGATGCGATTTCTGATGTAAAGATTATTCCACCACCAAAACGTTTAGATCTAAACGAGGTTTTATTTTATTTAGAAGAAAAAACAGATTTCGTTTACAGCATAACCATTGACAAAATGATTTTAGTGGTGGCTAAAAATTCAAATGAAAAACTTCAAAAATTATCTGAAGTCATGGTTTCTGGTTATATCGTAAACGGCATCAATAAGTTGAAAAATGGTGCTTTTGAGATTGATATTTCCGATTTCGATATCCTTCCAGGTTTAATAGATACAGATGTCTTGCAAGCCGTACAGGCTTTTCCAGGTATTCAAAGTAGCAACGAAACCGTGTCGAATATTAATATAAGAGGTGGTACGCATGATCAAAATTTAATACTTTGGGATGACATTAAAATGTACCAATCTGGTCATTTTTTCGGATTGATTTCCATGTTCAATCCGCAGATTACCCAACGCGTCACCTTAACAAAAAATGGTTCTGGCACTGAGTTTACCGATGGTGTTTCTGGCACTATTGCCATGCAAACCGATAGTGAAGTGAATAAAAATTTTAACGGCAGTTTAGGCATTAATTTTATAGATGCCAATGGGTTTGCTGATGTGCCCATTGGCAACAAATCATCACTTCAGGTAGCCGCACGTAAATCGATTAGTGATTTCACGGAAACACCAACATATAATAATTTTTTCGAACGTATTTCGCAAGATACGGAAGTGGAAACTAATGATATGAACATTGTAAACTCTAACAAAACATTCGATTTTTATGATGTGTCTTTACGATGGCTTTATAAGATTAATGCCAATGAAAAACTACGCGTAAACTTTATCAATGTTGCCAACCAATTGGTGTTCAATGAAAACATGGTTGTTAATTCGGACGAAAATTCCAGAAAAAGTAGTTTAACCCAAAACAGTATAGCAGGAGCTGTTTTATATTCAAAAATTTGGAATAGAAAATGGCAAACCGCATTAGAAGTCTATGAAACGGACTATAAACTAAAATCCATAAATGCAAATATTTTAGAAGAGCAACGTTTTCTTCAAGAAAATAAAGTGTCTGAAACCAGTATTAAATTAAAAGTAGACTATAAGCTTAGTGACGACTTAAAATGGCGAAACGGTTATCATTTTGTTGAAACCCAGATCACCAATTTAGATGATGTGGATCAGCCGATTTTTAGAAATTTAGTGTCCAAAGTTCTAAGAACGCATGGTGCTTTCTCACAGCTTTCCTACCAATCAAAAGATAGAAATACCAATCTAAACGCAGGTTTAAGGTATAATTATATGGGGAAGTTTAATAAGCATTTGTTGGAACCGAGATTAAGTGTTTCGCATCAATTCATGGAACATTTTTCTGTTGAAGTGTTAGGGGAATTTAAACACCAGAACACCTCACAAATCATAAATTTCCAAAATGATTTTTTGGGTGTGGAAAAACGACGTTGGCAATTATCAAATGACAGCGATATTCCTATTATAAAGAGTAGGCAAATTTCAGCAGGAGTTTCATTTAATAAAAACGGTTGGTTGGTGAGTGCAGAAGGCTACTATAAAAACGTAAAAGGCATCACAACCCAAAGTCAAGGATTTCAAAACCAATATGAATTTACTAAAACTGCTGGCAATTATGAGGTTCAAGGCATTGATTTTATTGTTCGCAAACAATTTAATCAATTCAATTCATGGTTGAGTTACGCCTATATGAACAGCGATTATACGTTTCAGTCCTTACCCGAAAATACATTTCCTAGTAATTTTGATGTCACACATGCTATTGCTTTTGGCACGAATTACAGCTCAAACCACCTTAAAGTTTCGGCAGGTTTAAATTGGAATTCCGGACGTCCAAAGACTAATCCTGTGGCTGGAAATGAAATTATTGATAACACTATTAATTATGAAGCTACCAATTCTAGTCAAATAGAAGACTACTTAAGGGTCGATATTTCGGCATTATATGATTTCAAATTGAGTAAAACGACAACGGCTAATTTCGGGATCGCTATTTGGAATCTTTTGGATAAAGAGAATATTATTAATTCATTTTATAGATTTAATAATGGTGTTGTAGAAGAAATTAACCAACGCTCTTTGGGTCGAACGCCTAATTTAACGTTTAGGGTTAAATTCTGA
- a CDS encoding Tex family protein has protein sequence MMLTYIAQHTNLPENSIKSTVQLLNEDCTIPFISRYRKEATGNLDEVQIGDIVKYKEQFETLEKRKIAILKALEEQDVLTEDLKQKIENTKDLTTLEDLYLPFKKKRKTKAETARKNGLEPLAKIIMSQNANDLESIAYKYFKGDIKTVDEALEGARHIIAEWINERTDIRNLIRKQLQRHAIISSKVIKTKSSEEKAQKFKDYFDWSESLSRIPSHRLLAILRAESEGFIRVKIEIDHDSALEQIDKRIIKSNNARAERSRSTCADQIELAISDAYKRLLFPSLNNEALSNAKEKADESAITVFAKNLKQLLLGSPIGEKRVLAIDPGFRTGCKVVCLDAQGNLKHNETIYPHAPKNDKTGAIKKISSLSEAYKIEAIAIGNGTASRETEALIRKIQFKNEIQVFVVSEAGASIYSASKIAREEFPNYDVTVRGSVSIGRRLQDPLAELVKIDAKSIGVGQYQHDVDQTKLQKQLDTVVENCVNAVGVNINSASKPLLSYVSGIGPKLAENIFNYRSEHGVFKSRNDIMKVPRLGGKAFEQAAGFLRIKNAKNPLDDSAVHPERYTIVKQMAKDEGVSLQELIGNKTLLQKIDLKTYVSEQVGLLTLQDIIKELEKPGLDIRETAKVFTFNQNIKTITDLHEGQLLPGIVNNITNFGCFVDVGIKESGLIHVSNLSDSFVKDVNEHVHLHQQIIVKVLDVDLVRKRIQLKLHKG, from the coding sequence ATGATGTTAACATACATAGCCCAACACACCAACTTACCAGAAAACAGTATCAAAAGCACGGTTCAATTATTGAACGAAGACTGCACCATTCCCTTTATTTCACGCTACAGAAAAGAAGCCACCGGAAATTTAGACGAAGTACAAATTGGCGACATCGTTAAATACAAAGAGCAATTTGAAACGTTGGAGAAACGAAAAATCGCTATTTTAAAAGCTTTGGAAGAACAAGATGTTCTGACTGAAGACTTAAAACAGAAGATTGAAAACACCAAAGATTTAACCACACTAGAAGACTTATACTTACCCTTCAAGAAAAAACGTAAAACAAAAGCTGAAACGGCTCGTAAAAACGGTTTAGAACCTTTGGCGAAAATCATAATGAGTCAGAATGCCAATGATTTAGAATCCATTGCATACAAATATTTTAAGGGCGACATCAAAACCGTTGACGAAGCTCTCGAAGGTGCAAGACATATTATTGCCGAGTGGATTAATGAACGAACGGACATTAGAAATCTTATTAGAAAGCAACTTCAGCGTCACGCCATAATTTCGTCTAAGGTTATCAAAACAAAGTCGAGTGAAGAGAAAGCTCAAAAATTTAAAGATTATTTTGATTGGTCTGAGTCTTTAAGCCGAATTCCATCACATCGCTTGTTAGCTATTTTAAGAGCGGAAAGCGAAGGCTTTATTCGTGTGAAAATAGAAATTGACCATGACAGTGCTTTAGAACAGATTGACAAAAGAATAATAAAAAGTAATAATGCTCGTGCTGAGCGTAGTCGAAGTACTTGTGCTGATCAAATTGAATTAGCGATTTCAGATGCTTATAAACGCTTATTGTTTCCATCGCTGAATAATGAAGCCTTAAGTAATGCCAAAGAAAAAGCAGATGAATCCGCTATTACCGTTTTTGCTAAAAACCTAAAACAATTACTGTTGGGTTCGCCTATTGGCGAAAAACGAGTTTTAGCTATCGACCCAGGATTTAGAACCGGTTGCAAAGTGGTTTGTTTGGATGCACAAGGGAATTTAAAACATAACGAAACCATTTATCCGCACGCACCAAAAAATGACAAAACTGGTGCTATAAAAAAGATTTCATCCTTATCAGAAGCCTATAAAATTGAAGCCATTGCTATAGGCAACGGAACTGCTTCAAGAGAAACAGAAGCATTGATTCGGAAAATCCAGTTCAAAAATGAGATACAAGTTTTTGTGGTCAGTGAAGCTGGAGCCAGTATTTATTCTGCATCCAAGATTGCTCGTGAAGAATTTCCAAATTATGATGTTACCGTAAGAGGTTCGGTTTCCATTGGAAGACGTCTTCAAGACCCATTGGCGGAATTGGTTAAAATCGATGCCAAATCCATTGGTGTTGGACAATATCAGCATGACGTGGACCAGACCAAACTTCAAAAACAATTGGATACCGTTGTAGAGAATTGTGTGAATGCGGTTGGCGTAAATATCAATTCAGCAAGCAAACCTTTATTGAGTTATGTATCTGGTATTGGGCCAAAATTAGCTGAGAATATTTTTAATTATAGATCAGAACATGGAGTCTTCAAATCGAGAAATGACATTATGAAGGTACCACGTTTAGGTGGCAAAGCTTTTGAACAAGCGGCTGGGTTTCTTCGGATTAAAAACGCGAAGAATCCTTTGGACGATTCGGCTGTGCACCCAGAACGGTATACTATTGTGAAACAAATGGCTAAAGACGAAGGTGTTTCGCTTCAAGAGTTGATTGGAAATAAAACGTTGCTTCAAAAGATAGATTTAAAAACATATGTTTCAGAACAGGTTGGTCTATTGACGCTTCAAGATATTATTAAAGAACTTGAAAAACCTGGGTTGGACATACGAGAAACGGCTAAGGTTTTCACGTTTAACCAAAATATAAAAACCATAACCGATTTGCATGAAGGGCAATTATTGCCTGGCATTGTGAATAACATTACCAATTTTGGCTGTTTTGTAGATGTCGGGATTAAGGAAAGTGGGTTGATTCATGTCTCCAATTTAAGCGACAGTTTTGTAAAAGATGTGAATGAGCATGTCCATTTGCACCAACAAATTATTGTAAAGGTTCTGGATGTGGATTTAGTGCGGAAACGGATTCAGTTGAAACTTCACAAAGGATAA
- a CDS encoding histone deacetylase family protein — translation MLKIAFHPIYKHPLPQGHRFPMEKYELLPQQLLHEGTCVDANFFQPEKPNDKHIVTVHTPDYYYDLINLTLDQRAARKIGFPLSEVLVAREVIIADGTMKASEFALEHGIAMNIAGGTHHAYSNRGEAFCMLNDQAIGARYLQNKGLAEKILIVDLDVHQGNGTAEIFKHDTSVFTFSMHGKSNYPFKKEISDLDIALENDTDDTTYLKLLKDTLPKLIQEQQPDFIYYLCGVDVIASDKLGKLGLSVEGCKARDRFVLEQCKSNQIPVMCSMGGGYSPDIKTIVEAHANTFRLAQDLFF, via the coding sequence ATGCTCAAAATAGCCTTCCATCCCATTTACAAACATCCGCTTCCACAAGGCCATCGCTTTCCGATGGAAAAATATGAGCTGTTACCTCAGCAGCTTTTACATGAAGGCACTTGTGTGGACGCTAATTTTTTTCAACCTGAAAAACCAAATGACAAACACATTGTTACCGTTCATACACCAGACTACTACTATGATTTAATCAATCTCACCTTAGACCAACGTGCCGCTCGTAAAATCGGATTTCCACTGAGTGAAGTTTTAGTAGCACGTGAAGTGATTATTGCAGATGGCACAATGAAAGCCAGTGAATTTGCACTAGAACACGGAATTGCCATGAATATTGCTGGCGGAACTCATCATGCCTATTCCAATCGTGGAGAAGCTTTCTGTATGCTCAATGATCAAGCCATTGGAGCACGCTATCTTCAGAATAAAGGCTTAGCAGAAAAAATTTTGATTGTTGATTTAGATGTACATCAAGGTAATGGTACAGCAGAAATTTTTAAGCATGATACTTCGGTTTTTACATTTTCAATGCACGGAAAAAGCAATTATCCATTTAAAAAGGAAATCAGTGATTTAGATATTGCTTTGGAAAATGATACTGATGATACGACGTATTTAAAATTATTAAAAGACACATTACCAAAGTTAATACAAGAACAGCAACCCGATTTTATCTATTACCTCTGCGGTGTTGATGTTATAGCATCAGACAAATTAGGCAAACTTGGTCTGTCGGTTGAAGGTTGTAAAGCTAGGGATCGTTTTGTGTTAGAGCAATGCAAAAGCAACCAAATTCCCGTAATGTGCAGTATGGGTGGCGGCTATTCACCAGATATTAAAACCATTGTTGAGGCGCATGCGAATACGTTTCGGTTGGCGCAAGATCTGTTCTTTTAA
- a CDS encoding FecR family protein, translated as MEEDDLLKKWLNNNLTDAEEKVFSERNDYALHQDIIDKAQYFKASHFSKVDDFKTFKKAYENTPTVNRLHWIKPLLRVASILIIGVAVYFTVFNSDKVETQTLASEQATIRLPDLSSVTLNADSKIVYDKDIWAKKRQLNLEGEAYFKVTKGQTFSVITNNGIVTVVGTEFNVKSRTNYFEVTCYEGKVSVTSDTIKRQLTAGETYRILNRTFTEAQTLASQPNWTNQRSAFKAVPLKHVIEELERQYNIKVRLKNADNTRLFTGAFVHNNLENALISITKPMDLTFKISAPNQVLIYGETK; from the coding sequence ATGGAAGAAGACGATTTATTAAAAAAATGGTTGAACAACAACCTCACAGATGCTGAAGAAAAAGTATTTAGTGAGCGCAACGACTATGCCTTACATCAAGACATAATTGATAAAGCGCAATATTTTAAAGCGTCTCATTTTTCTAAAGTTGATGATTTTAAAACCTTTAAAAAAGCCTACGAAAATACACCAACAGTAAACCGTTTACATTGGATAAAACCACTGCTTCGTGTTGCCAGTATTTTGATTATAGGTGTTGCTGTCTATTTTACAGTTTTCAATTCAGATAAAGTAGAAACTCAAACTTTAGCTAGTGAACAAGCTACTATAAGATTACCAGATTTATCTTCCGTGACTTTAAATGCAGATTCTAAAATTGTCTATGATAAGGACATTTGGGCTAAAAAGCGACAATTAAACCTTGAAGGCGAAGCTTATTTTAAAGTCACTAAAGGACAAACGTTCAGTGTGATTACGAACAATGGTATAGTAACCGTAGTTGGTACGGAATTCAATGTAAAATCCAGAACTAATTATTTTGAAGTCACCTGTTATGAAGGTAAGGTCAGCGTAACGTCAGATACTATAAAAAGGCAATTGACAGCTGGAGAAACGTATCGTATTTTAAACCGTACTTTTACTGAAGCACAAACATTAGCGTCGCAACCCAATTGGACCAATCAAAGAAGTGCGTTTAAAGCCGTTCCGCTCAAGCATGTTATTGAAGAGTTAGAACGTCAATATAATATTAAAGTCAGGCTTAAAAATGCGGATAATACGAGATTGTTTACAGGAGCATTTGTTCACAATAATCTCGAAAATGCCCTAATATCAATTACTAAACCTATGGATTTAACCTTTAAAATTAGTGCACCCAACCAAGTTCTAATTTATGGCGAAACCAAATAG